A genomic stretch from Maniola jurtina chromosome 26, ilManJurt1.1, whole genome shotgun sequence includes:
- the LOC123878556 gene encoding zinc finger protein OZF-like, whose translation MAKKTKTTVVNLPKIRYITIVRGLSKSITNSVKISEKGSRRHKTIEIYIGESSKNPKRERPRRIEPEIIFNKKGGELQKHRFNLRQILLNTNATPIRCRGGIGYACCFCTEQFPDAADLKKHTIEFHDEKTSLNFMKGKDMYKFHVKLDITALKCNICNTDVETLEQVIDHLKDVHNKEMFTDIKHQMLPFKFDTERLQCCICHNTYHKFKSLLEHMNVHYRNHVCEVCDAGFVSRVILAQHAESHKLGTFNCDYCAKTFDTFRKKRSHEKCIHTHSATLNKCGYCNEKFKDYRKKERHLTEVHGITSLTLNCQACDKTFNNQKEYSIHLRRLHLMDKRFKCTECDMSFFSSAELNCHTVKHTGVRKFECEVCHKAYGRMKTLREHMRIHMDDRRFKCEHCGQAFVQKCSWRGHMRSKHGEQV comes from the coding sequence GTTCACGACGTCACAAAACAATTGAAATCTATATTGGAGAGTCGTCTAAAAACCCTAAAAGGGAGAGACCTAGAAGGATAGAGCCAgagataatatttaataaaaagggCGGAGAATTACAGAAACACCGGTTTAATCTGAGACAGATTTTGCTAAACACTAACGCAACTCCCATACGCTGTAGAGGCGGCATCGGCTATGCGTGCTGCTTTTGCACTGAACAATTTCCAGACGCGGCGGACTTAAAAAAGCACACGATCGAATTCCACGACGAAAAGACCAGCCTCAACTTCATGAAGGGCAAAGACATGTACAAGTTTCACGTCAAGCTTGATATAACAGCGCTCAAATGTAACATTTGTAACACAGACGTAGAAACTTTAGAACAAGTCATAGATCACTTGAAGGACGTTCATAATAAAGAAATGTTCACTGATATAAAGCATCAAATGTTGCCGTTTAAGTTTGATACTGAAAGGCTGCAATGTTGTATTTGTCATAACACTTACCACAAATTCAAGTCTCTGCTAGAGCACATGAATGTTCATTACCGGAATCATGTTTGCGAGGTGTGTGACGCCGGATTCGTCAGTCGCGTGATTCTCGCGCAGCATGCAGAGAGCCACAAACTCGGCACTTTCAACTGCGATTACTGTGCGAAAACCTTTGACACGTTCAGGAAGAAACGTTCTCACGAAAAGTGCATACATACCCATTCCGCTACATTAAACAAATGCGGGTATTGCAACGAGAAATTCAAAGACTACCGCAAGAAGGAAAGACATTTGACTGAAGTGCACGGAATAACTTCGCTGACATTGAACTGCCAAGCTTGCGACAAGACTTTTAACAACCAGAAGGAGTATTCGATACATTTGCGAAGGTTGCATTTGATGGATAAACGGTTCAAGTGTACAGAATGTGACATGTCCTTCTTTTCCTCGGCGGAGTTGAATTGTCACACGGTAAAGCATACGGGTGTGAGGAAGTTCGAGTGTGAAGTTTGCCACAAGGCGTATGGACGCATGAAGACTCTGCGTGAACATATGAGGATACATATGGACGATCGTCGATTTAAATGCGAGCATTGTGGACAAGCGTTCGTGCAAAAGTGCAGTTGGCGGGGACATATGCGCTCAAAACATGGCGAGCAAGTTTAG
- the LOC123878290 gene encoding zinc finger protein 808-like has translation MFCTRTIKIERGVTKPRVQLKIVRSKDQEMFWSDTKKNQHNLKTILLNSNASPIRCKDSLGYVCAFCPDQFLIPTDLKKHFLDEHNNDRLIKVVAGKLFEHVVKLDITYLNCALCSKDIPKLEDLMAHLKYEHGKEMYLDIKNAIVPFKFDTPELRCAVCSAEYLNFKLLQEHMNSHFGNYICPVCGRGFMTERLLGTHISRHNNGEHKCEDCGKVFGSKANLREHQRRTHLGMSKRNKCLVCNERFLDYWKKIDHMVKVHGAPPVNIKCQACDRTFQNQRALARHTKKDHLLERKHQCAECEMRFFSTSSLARHMAKHTGLRQFRCDVCFKAYGRKNTLREHMRIHADDRRFACTHCGQAFVQKCSKPRESRRAFIKIEETSPVKKEINVRKEKIIKIVINKVGVSEKRKEADQHQNNIKEILLNTNATPIRCRLGIGYACCFCKEQFPDPADLKTHTIQHHTDEEKAKFMKGKDMHGYFVKLDITDLKCNLCEQKINSIEDVTDHLKKAHDRKMFTNLKNHILPFKFSKESLSCCICYNIFNSFKALQEHMNIHYRNYVCTVCDAGFVNRNILLRHGDAHKTGDFSCMECSKTFDTARKKRLHDRAKHSGQKLPHKCGYCTERFKEVWKKYEHLAKIHGIKGPTINCRACDKSFETKHAWRLHTTRVHLMQKYHKCTDCDMEFHTKKELESHMVRHTGTREFTCDICFKSYGRHKTMRDHVRRVHS, from the exons ATGTTTT GTACGAGAACGATTAAAATCGAAAGAGGGGTAACAAAACCTCGCGTGCAGCTGAAGATCGTTAGATCCAAGGACCAGGAGATGTTCTGGTCAGATACGAAGAAAAACCAACACAATCTCAAAACTATTTTACTGAACTCCAACGCCAGTCCGATAAGATGCAAAGATAGCCTCGGATACGTATGCGCGTTCTGTCCCGACCAGTTTCTCATCCCTACGGATCTTAAGAAACATTTCCTAGATGAACACAACAACGATAGACTCATAAAAGTGGTGGCTGGCAAGCTATTCGAACACGTAGTAAAATTGGACATCACGTACTTAAACTGTGCACTTTGCAGCAAGGATATTCCGAAACTCGAAGATTTAATGGCTCATCTTAAATATGAACATGGAAAGGAAATGTATTTGGACATAAAGAATGCCATAGTCCCATTCAAATTCGACACACCAGAATTGCGTTGCGCAGTATGTTCTGCTGAGTATCTGAACTTTAAACTCTTGCAAGAACATATGAACTCTCATTTCGGGAATTATATATGTCCGGTTTGTGGGCGAGGATTCATGACTGAACGTCTCTTAGGAACTCATATTAGTAGGCACAATAATGGCGAGCATAAATGCGAGGATTGTGGCAAGGTTTTCGGAAGTAAAGCCAATTTGAGGGAGCATCAAAGGCGTACCCATTTGGGTATGAGCAAACGGAACAAATGCTTGGTTTGCAATGAAAGATTCTTAGATTACTGGAAGAAAATTGATCACATGGTGAAGGTGCATGGAGCGCCGCCTGTGAATATAAAGTGTCAGGCTTGCGATCGAACGTTCCAGAACCAAAGGGCATTAGCCCGTCATACTAAGAAGGATCATTTGTTGGAGAGGAAACATCAATGCGCGGAGTGTGAGATGAGGTTTTTCAGTACGAGCAGTTTGGCGCGTCATATGGCCAAGCATACTGGCTTGCGTCAGTTTCGATGTGACGTATGCTTTAAGGCGTACGGACGGAAGAACACTCTGAGGGAGCATATGAGGATCCACGCTGATGATAGGAGGTTCGCGTGCACTCATTGTGGACAGGCGTTTGTCCAGAAATGCA GTAAGCCCCGCGAATCTAGAAGagcttttatcaaaatcgaagAAACGTCCCCAGTGAAAAAGGAAATCAATGTTCGTAAAGAGAAAATCATAAAGATAGTCATCAATAAAGTTGGAGTAAGTGAGAAACGGAAGGAGGCAGACCAACATCAGAATAATATCAAGGAAATACTATTAAACACTAACGCAACGCCGATACGATGTCGTCTCGGCATAGGTTATGCGTGTTGCTTTTGCAAAGAACAATTCCCAGATCCCGCCGATCTTAAAACCCACACAATACAACATCACACAGACGAAGAAAAGGCCAAATTCATGAAAGGTAAAGATATGCATGGATATTTCGTGAAGCTAGACATAACAGATTTGAAATGCAACCTCTGCGAACAGAAAATCAATAGCATTGAAGACGTAACTGATCATTTGAAGAAGGCGCACGATAGAAAAATGTTTACGAATCTCAAAAATCACATCTTGCCCTTCAAATTCAGCAAGGAATCCCTCAGTTGCTGCATTTGCTATAACATTTTCAATTCTTTCAAAGCCTTGCAGGAACACATGAATATACATTATAGGAATTATGTGTGCACAGTGTGCGACGCGGGTTTCGTTAACAGAAACATACTATTGAGACACGGGGATGCTCATAAGACTGGTGATTTCAGTTGTATGGAATGCTCGAAAACTTTTGACACAGCGCGAAAGAAAAGGCTTCACGACAGAGCAAAGCACTCGGGACAAAAGTTGCCGCACAAATGTGGATATTGCACAGAGAGGTTCAAAGAAGTTTGGAAGAAATATGAACATTTGGCTAAGATACATGGAATCAAAGGTCCGACGATAAATTGCCGGGCTTGCGATAAGAGCTTTGAGACAAAACATGCTTGGAGACTACACACCACTAGAGTCCATTTAATGCAAAAGTATCACAAGTGTACAGATTGCGATATGGAGTTCCATACTAAGAAGGAATTGGAGAGTCATATGGTTCGGCATACTGGAACGAGGGAGTTCACGTGTGACATCTGTTTCAAGTCGTATGGTAGACACAAAACGATGAGAGATCACGTTCGAAGAGTTCACTCCTAA
- the LOC123878292 gene encoding PR domain zinc finger protein 5-like: MTVAKSEKLSVKVKEEKRKKTKIQLVPVKKLSDMQLDVKKHRDNIKLILKNSNATPILGHTDSGYTCCFCEDKYPDPAEMKRHNLETHTPMLDTLNLQALIPKFVSMLCIKLDITALMCTICNKEFDTIEKLIEHLQNIHEKPFHKDITHQMLTFKFDTEGLQCYICKNTFNKFKKLMEHMNAHYRNFICEVCDAGFVTQRKLYHHKVAHNTGTFTCSQCPKTFPTFIRQRAHERQYHELGMLVNKCRLCNALFKNNRQKDKHLEKEHGVTSFSRKCHACGKMFVHQNALNIHMKRHHLVERTHKCDECGKGFFSSTELRAHMNTHTGRKEHQCGVCLKSYARKWTLNEHMRIHMDDRRFKCELCEQAFVQKCSWRGHMRSKHGEQV; encoded by the coding sequence ATGACAGTCGCCAAATCAGAGAAACTAAGCGTAAAGGTTaaagaagagaagagaaaaaaGACCAAAATACAGCTGGTTCCAGTCAAAAAGCTATCGGACATGCAATTAGATGTAAAAAAGCACCGAGATAACATAAAGCTCATACTTAAAAACTCAAACGCAACGCCGATCCTGGGTCATACAGACAGTGGCTATACGTGCTGCTTCTGTGAAGACAAGTACCCGGACCCCGCTGAAATGAAAAGACACAATTTAGAAACACATACACCGATGCTCGACACGCTAAACCTCCAGGCGTTAATACCGAAATTCGTGAGCATGCTTTGCATTAAACTGGATATAACAGCTCTGATGTGCACTATATGCAACAAAGAATTTGATACCATCGAGAAACTGATTGAACACTTGCAGAATATCCACGAGAAACCGTTCCACAAGGATATAACGCATCAAATGTTGACGTTCAAGTTCGATACCGAAGGACTACAGTGTTACATTTGCAAGAACACGTTTAACAAGTTTAAGAAGTTAATGGAACATATGAACGCGCATTACCGGAACTTTATCTGTGAGGTGTGCGACGCAGGTTTCGTGACTCAGAGGAAGCTGTACCATCATAAAGTGGCTCACAACACTGGGACGTTCACCTGCAGCCAATGCCCGAAGACTTTTCCAACTTTCATCAGGCAACGGGCTCATGAAAGGCAGTACCACGAATTGGGGATGCTCGTGAACAAGTGTCGTCTATGTAACGCCCTGTTTAAGAATAACAGACAGAAGGACAAGCATTTGGAGAAAGAGCATGGAGTGACGTCGTTCTCTAGGAAATGCCACGCTTGTGGAAAGATGTTCGTTCACCAGAACGCGTTGAATATCCACATGAAGAGACATCACTTGGTGGAACGAACGCACAAGTGTGATGAATGTGGGAAAGGTTTTTTCTCATCGACAGAGTTGAGAGCACATATGAACACTCATACAGGACGTAAGGAGCACCAGTGCGGTGTATGCTTGAAGAGCTATGCCAGGAAGTGGACGTTAAACGAGCATATGCGAATTCATATGGATGATCGTAGATTCAAATGTGAACTCTGCGAACAGGCGTTTGTCCAGAAGTGCAGTTGGCGTGGACATATGCGGTCCAAACACGGGGAGCAAGTTTGA
- the LOC123878291 gene encoding zinc finger protein 28-like: MLFIVGVPRKTTHKKSRKDKLERTDEKEAIIPKVRQGEQLDKHRTNIREIIQWSNATPIRCRGGIGYACCFCSDQYPDAADLKKHTIEQHDDETKATFMKGKDMYGYLVKVDITGLKCKLCGLDIETLEQIMDHLKDVHDRSISTDIPNHILPFKFDTETLRCFMCQNVFNRFKALQEHMHTHYRNYLCEVCDAGFVNRHLLLCHNEGHKIGVFACDQCTEIFDTLRKKKLHQRKIHDGLNKPHKCGYCDERFKENCHKIEHLAKVHGVVGPLIKCQACDRTFATQQTWLLHTKKYHLMQRQHKCTRCEMDFFSKRELTDHMVKHTGTREYRCEMCFKSYGRLKTLKEHIRRLHPEERRFKCVDCGQSFDKHLALKCHISAKHVDNVQNAR; encoded by the coding sequence atgcTTTTCATTGTAGGTGTGCCGCGTAAAACTACACACAAGAAATCGAGAAAAGATAAACTTGAGAGAACTGACGAAAAGGAGGCCATTATACCTAAAGTGAGGCAGGGAGAACAGTTAGACAAACATCGGACGAATATTCGAGAAATAATCCAATGGTCGAACGCAACGCCTATACGTTGCCGAGGAGGGATAGGCTATGCTTGTTGCTTCTGTTCTGACCAATACCCCGACGCCGCAGACTTGAAGAAACACACCATAGAACAGCACGATGACGAAACTAAAGCAACATTCATGAAAGGAAAAGACATGTACGGGTATCTAGTTAAAGTGGACATCACGGGTTTAAAATGCAAGCTATGCGGTCTAGACATCGAGACGCTAGAACAAATCATGGACCATCTCAAAGATGTACACGATAGAAGCATAAGCACAGATATACCGAACCATATATTGCCCTTCAAGTTTGATACAGAAACGCTCAGATGTTTCATGTGCCAGAATGTCTTCAACAGATTCAAAGCGTTACAAGAACATATGCACACACACTATAGGAATTACCTGTGCGAAGTATGTGATGCGGGTTTCGTGAACCGCCATCTGTTATTGTGTCACAATGAAGGTCACAAAATCGGGGTTTTCGCTTGCGATCAATGCACGGAAATTTTCGATACGTTGCGGAAGAAGAAACTGCATCAGCGGAAAATTCATGATGGTTTAAACAAACCCCATAAGTGTGGGTACTGCGATGAGCGGTTTAAAGAGAATTGCCATAAAATTGAACACCTTGCGAAAGTCCATGGCGTCGTTGGACCGTTGATAAAATGCCAGGCTTGTGATAGAACGTTTGCAACTCAACAGACATGGTTGCTTCACACAAAGAAGTACCATTTAATGCAACGACAGCATAAGTGCACTAGATGCGAAATGGATTTCTTCTCGAAGCGAGAATTAACTGATCATATGGTAAAACACACAGGAACTAGGGAGTACAGGTGTGAGATGTGCTTTAAGTCATATGGGAGATTGAAGACTTTGAAGGAGCATATAAGAAGACTCCATCCTGAAGAGAGGAGATTCAAGTGCGTGGACTGTGGCCAATCATTTGACAAACACTTGGCGCTAAAGTGTCACATAAGCGCTAAACATGTTGATAACGTTCAAAATGCTAGATAA